Below is a window of Halomicrobium mukohataei DSM 12286 DNA.
GCGCCACGCCGTCGCCCGCGTCGTTTGCGTCGCGGTCGTGTCCCTCGGCCATCTCAGGGGAGGTCCACGTCGACGCCGTGTTGCTGGGCCGTCGCCTTCACGGTGTTGTACAGCAACATCGCACGCGTCATGGGGCCGACGCCGCCGGGGACCGGCGTGATCGCGCTCGCCTTCGCTTTCGCGCTCTCGAAGTCCACGTCGCCGACCAGCTCGTACCCCTTCTCGGTGTCGGTCTCGACGCGGTTGACGCCCACGTCGATCACCGTCGTCCCCTCGGTGAGCATCTCGCCGTCGATCAGCTCCGGCACGCCCGCCGCGGCGATCACGATGTCCGCGTCGCGGGTCTTGGCCGCCATGTCGTCGGTCCGGGAGTGACACACCGTCACCGTGGCGTTGCCGCCCTCGTCTTTCTGAAGCAGGAGGTTCGCCATCGGCTTGCCGACGATCTCCGAGCGGCCGACGACGACGGCGTCTTTGCCCTCGGGATCGACGCCGGCCGCATCGAGGAGCTTCTGGATACCGTGGGGCGTACACGGCTTGAAGCGTGCGTTCCCGGCCACGAGGCGGCCGACGTTTTCCGGGTGGAAGCCGTCCACGTCCTTGGCGGGGTCGATGTTTCGCAGGACCGCTCGATCGTCCACGTGGTCCGGGACCGGCATCTGGACGAGAACGCCGTTGACCGCCTCGTCGCCGTTGAGCTCGTCGATCGTGTCGTACAGCTCCTGGGCGTCGGCGTCGGGCGAGATCTCGATGTCCAGCGCCTCGATGCCCACCTCCTCGCAGTCGTCTTGCTTCATCGAGACGTACGTCTCGCTGGCGGGGTCGTCGCTCATCAACACCGTCGCCAGCGCGGGCGTGACGCCCGCGTCCTCCAGCGTCGCGATCGCGTCGCCGAGGCCGTCCCGGATCTCCTGGGCGACCTCGTTGCCGTCGATAATTTCGGTCATCACCTGATGGGGGTGGCCCGCGAAACAAAAGCCCTCCTATGACAGTGTCGACACAATCGGGACACGGTCGGCAGAGTCGTTCACGGGCAGTCGCCGTCGTCGAACTCTGCCGGCTCTGGCCCCTGCTGAACGGCCCTCGTTGCCCCACTCTCGGTGTCGACGACCATCGCCTGGCCGCCGTAGCCGTGTGTCTGGTCGTGGCCCCGGACGACGACGCAGGTCGTTCCCTCGGGCACTTCGATCGTCTCCGAGCGCGTGAACGGTGCCGTCGAGTGGGCGTGCAGGAGTTCTCTGCGCCCGAGGCGATCTCCCGCCAGCGTCTCGACCTGCCACCAGTCCGCGTACCCGTCCTCTCCGTCGTCGTCGTGATACAGCGTCACACTGAACTCGACCGCTCGCCCGCCTGCCGACTGGAGCGTCACGTCGACGACGTTGGCCTCCCGCAGGTCCAACTCCGATGTCTCGGTCTCGTCTGCCCGCGTCGCGCTCTCGCCGCCCTCCGCCACTGTCGCCTGTCGAGTGGTCTCGCCGCCGCCGTCCGTCTGGGTGTCGCCGGATCTGCCAGTCGGTTCGGGCCCTCCGTCCGAGGTCTGAGTTGTGGACGGTGCTGTCTCGCGGCAGCCTGCGATCGCGCTCATTGCCACTCCGAGACCGAGCAAGACTGCTCTCCGGGGACGAGGGCACATGGGCGACAGCACTCGCGGCGTCGACAAAAGGGTTCACCAGCGAGTCGTCGCTGTTCGCCGTCAGCGCCCGCTTTCCTCACGGGTCACTGACGTTCCCCGTTCGTTGTAACGTGATCTTCGCTCCGCTCAGATCA
It encodes the following:
- a CDS encoding bifunctional methylenetetrahydrofolate dehydrogenase/methenyltetrahydrofolate cyclohydrolase, producing the protein MTEIIDGNEVAQEIRDGLGDAIATLEDAGVTPALATVLMSDDPASETYVSMKQDDCEEVGIEALDIEISPDADAQELYDTIDELNGDEAVNGVLVQMPVPDHVDDRAVLRNIDPAKDVDGFHPENVGRLVAGNARFKPCTPHGIQKLLDAAGVDPEGKDAVVVGRSEIVGKPMANLLLQKDEGGNATVTVCHSRTDDMAAKTRDADIVIAAAGVPELIDGEMLTEGTTVIDVGVNRVETDTEKGYELVGDVDFESAKAKASAITPVPGGVGPMTRAMLLYNTVKATAQQHGVDVDLP